A window of the Pseudomonas furukawaii genome harbors these coding sequences:
- a CDS encoding MFS transporter, with translation MAHSNAANQLHPSPASPDHLMAQRPSRVRWRIFAIIFALTVINLIDRVSLSIAMPVIGKEFDLSPSLQGLILSSFFWAYALLQIPGGWLIDRYGPRRVIGWSTGLWGLFQTLAAFATGGMSLLFARVALGAAEAPLFPSGGKLNSLWLAPSERSRGAVLMDCGGPLGVALGGLIIAYLIAVLGSWRIAFFIAGIATLAMAWLAWHYLRDDPAQHPAVNASELQRINGGHATSSAQAAREPVKGLGIATRSLAGMLVGRASWAMVFFGLLTWGPSYLAQARGFDIKGIGAATFIIFLCGALGSLCGGFLCDTLIRKGVRRGLAAKGLLSVSGLVALAAFLLLPTLHDASAAVALLCLTAFFLMWGSLYWSFPALLAAPARVGLIGGVMNLAGSLGGILVPILVGLILQYVGGYAGVLSFFAGCSALFVAGTLLIGLDNDEVKDV, from the coding sequence ATGGCTCATTCGAATGCAGCGAACCAGCTGCACCCTTCACCTGCCTCCCCCGATCACCTGATGGCGCAGCGCCCCTCCCGCGTTCGCTGGCGGATCTTCGCGATCATCTTCGCCCTCACGGTGATCAACCTGATCGACCGGGTTTCCCTCTCCATCGCCATGCCGGTGATCGGCAAGGAGTTCGACCTTTCGCCAAGCCTGCAGGGGCTGATCCTCAGCAGTTTCTTCTGGGCCTACGCGCTGTTGCAGATTCCCGGAGGCTGGCTGATCGACCGCTACGGCCCACGCCGGGTGATCGGCTGGTCCACCGGTCTCTGGGGCCTGTTCCAGACCTTGGCGGCCTTCGCCACGGGGGGGATGTCGCTGCTGTTCGCCCGGGTCGCCCTGGGAGCCGCCGAGGCGCCGTTGTTTCCCTCGGGCGGCAAGCTCAACTCCCTCTGGTTGGCGCCCAGCGAGCGCAGCCGCGGCGCGGTGCTGATGGATTGCGGCGGTCCCCTGGGCGTGGCCCTGGGTGGTTTGATCATCGCCTACCTGATCGCCGTGCTCGGCTCCTGGCGCATCGCCTTCTTCATCGCCGGTATCGCCACCCTGGCCATGGCCTGGCTGGCCTGGCACTACCTGCGGGACGACCCGGCGCAGCACCCCGCCGTCAACGCCTCCGAGCTGCAGCGCATCAATGGCGGACATGCCACCTCCAGCGCCCAGGCCGCCCGCGAGCCGGTGAAGGGGCTCGGCATCGCCACCCGCTCCCTGGCCGGCATGCTGGTGGGGCGCGCCAGCTGGGCCATGGTGTTCTTCGGCCTGCTGACCTGGGGGCCCAGTTACCTGGCCCAGGCGCGGGGATTCGACATCAAGGGTATCGGCGCCGCCACCTTCATCATCTTCCTCTGCGGCGCCCTCGGCTCGCTGTGTGGCGGCTTCCTCTGCGACACCCTGATCCGCAAGGGCGTGCGCCGTGGACTGGCGGCCAAGGGACTGCTGTCGGTGTCCGGCCTGGTGGCGCTGGCGGCCTTCCTGCTGCTGCCGACCCTGCATGACGCCTCCGCCGCCGTGGCGCTGCTCTGCCTGACCGCCTTCTTCCTCATGTGGGGCAGCCTCTACTGGAGCTTCCCGGCGCTGCTCGCCGCTCCCGCGCGGGTCGGCCTGATCGGCGGGGTGATGAACCTGGCCGGCAGCCTCGGCGGCATCCTGGTGCCGATCCTGGTGGGGCTGATCCTCCAGTACGTCGGTGGCTACGCCGGTGTGCTCAGCTTCTTCGCCGGCTGCTCGGCCCTGTTCGTCGCCGGCACCCTGCTCATCGGACTGGACAACGACGAGGTGAAAGATGTCTGA
- a CDS encoding Bug family tripartite tricarboxylate transporter substrate binding protein, with product MRTFRVRPLARLLAGCTLLCASALPAFATTWTPEKNVEIVVAGGPGGGTDQLGRLIQSIISQHKLLDVNTVVMNKGGGNGAEAFLDMKLSKGDPERLVIGTNNVYLLPLVAKLGYQWTDLTPVAAVAEDDFILWTYQDAPWRDAKAYYEEVKANPAKMRMGGSQSKDVDQTLTLLLNQTTGGKLTYIPFKSGSEAATQLAGKHITSNVNNPAESLSQWRGNQVQPLCVFSRERMGYREKVAGDKAWADVPTCREQGLGVDQYRFPRTVFMAGEVRPEQRDFYVELLRKVSETPEFKAYVERNALVPTFLAGDELTAYIEKDTARVTPVFEQAGWLRK from the coding sequence ATGAGAACCTTCCGAGTTCGCCCCCTCGCTCGCCTGCTCGCCGGATGCACCCTGCTCTGCGCCAGCGCCCTCCCCGCCTTCGCCACTACCTGGACGCCCGAGAAGAATGTCGAGATCGTGGTCGCTGGCGGGCCCGGCGGCGGCACCGACCAGTTGGGGCGCCTGATCCAGTCCATCATCAGCCAGCACAAGCTGCTCGACGTGAACACCGTGGTCATGAACAAGGGCGGCGGCAACGGTGCCGAGGCCTTCCTCGACATGAAGCTGTCCAAGGGCGACCCGGAGCGCCTGGTGATCGGCACCAACAATGTCTACCTGCTGCCCCTGGTGGCCAAGCTGGGTTACCAGTGGACCGACCTGACCCCGGTGGCCGCCGTGGCCGAGGACGACTTCATCCTGTGGACCTACCAGGACGCCCCCTGGCGGGACGCCAAGGCCTACTACGAGGAGGTCAAGGCCAACCCGGCGAAGATGCGCATGGGCGGCAGCCAGTCCAAGGACGTGGACCAGACCCTCACCCTGCTGCTGAACCAGACCACCGGCGGCAAGCTCACCTACATCCCCTTCAAGAGCGGCAGCGAGGCGGCCACCCAACTGGCCGGCAAGCACATCACCTCCAACGTCAACAACCCCGCCGAAAGCCTCAGCCAATGGCGAGGCAACCAGGTGCAGCCGCTCTGCGTGTTCAGCCGGGAACGCATGGGCTACAGGGAGAAAGTCGCCGGTGACAAGGCCTGGGCCGATGTGCCCACCTGCAGGGAGCAGGGCCTGGGCGTGGACCAGTACCGCTTCCCGCGCACCGTGTTCATGGCCGGCGAGGTCAGGCCCGAACAGCGTGACTTCTATGTGGAACTGCTGCGCAAGGTCAGCGAGACCCCCGAATTCAAGGCCTACGTCGAGCGCAACGCACTGGTACCGACCTTCCTCGCCGGCGACGAGCTGACCGCCTACATCGAGAAGGACACCGCCCGGGTCACCCCGGTCTTCGAGCAGGCCGGCTGGCTGCGCAAGTGA
- a CDS encoding 4-hydroxythreonine-4-phosphate dehydrogenase PdxA, whose product MSQSRLPRLAMVLGDPAGIGPELIARLLAEPEVRRQAQVLLIADEAEMRRGMQIAGCEFPYRPVASLDRLAFTDEVPLFFDFRGAAEGPFPRSEASVVGGRYSLYTLEVALRLTADKVTDAILFGPLNKTSLHMAGMAHSDELHWFAEYLGFDGPFCEFNVLDDLWTSRVTSHVALADVPGLMSQGRVLEAIGLIDTALKRSGLARPRIGVCGLNPHNGDNGSFGREELDIIGPAVARAQALGIDAQGPFPADTIFLKVQGDARAFDAVVTMYHDQGQIAIKLMGFSRGVTVQGGLPIPITTPAHGTAFDIAGQGRAHVGATRQAFEIACRMGRNRG is encoded by the coding sequence ATGAGCCAATCCCGTCTTCCCCGCCTCGCCATGGTCCTGGGCGACCCCGCCGGCATCGGCCCGGAGCTGATCGCCCGGCTGCTGGCCGAGCCCGAGGTGCGTCGCCAGGCCCAGGTGCTGCTGATCGCCGACGAGGCGGAAATGCGCCGAGGCATGCAGATCGCCGGGTGCGAGTTCCCCTACCGGCCGGTCGCGTCCCTGGATCGCCTGGCGTTCACCGACGAGGTGCCGCTGTTCTTCGACTTCCGGGGCGCCGCCGAAGGCCCGTTCCCGCGCAGCGAGGCCAGCGTGGTGGGCGGGCGCTACAGCCTCTATACCCTGGAAGTGGCCCTGCGCCTGACCGCCGACAAGGTCACCGACGCCATCCTCTTCGGCCCGCTGAACAAGACATCCCTGCACATGGCCGGCATGGCCCACAGCGACGAGTTGCACTGGTTCGCCGAGTACCTGGGCTTCGACGGTCCGTTCTGCGAGTTCAACGTCCTGGACGACCTCTGGACTTCGCGGGTGACCTCCCACGTGGCCCTGGCGGATGTGCCGGGGCTGATGAGCCAGGGGCGGGTGCTGGAGGCCATCGGGCTGATCGACACCGCGCTCAAGCGCAGCGGGTTGGCGCGTCCGCGAATCGGCGTCTGCGGCCTCAACCCCCATAACGGCGACAACGGCAGCTTCGGCCGCGAGGAGCTGGACATCATCGGTCCTGCGGTGGCCCGTGCCCAGGCGCTGGGCATCGATGCCCAGGGCCCCTTCCCGGCGGACACCATCTTCCTCAAGGTCCAGGGCGATGCGCGGGCCTTCGACGCGGTGGTGACCATGTACCACGACCAGGGGCAGATCGCGATCAAGCTGATGGGCTTCTCCCGTGGCGTGACCGTCCAGGGCGGCCTGCCGATCCCCATCACCACCCCGGCCCATGGCACCGCCTTCGATATCGCCGGCCAGGGCAGGGCCCATGTCGGCGCCACCCGGCAGGCCTTCGAAATCGCCTGCCGCATGGGGCGCAACCGGGGCTGA
- a CDS encoding amidohydrolase family protein, producing MSEQRLYDGPIIDAHHHFWDPQLNFHPWLSGSETIPFRYGDYSAIKRRYFPEDYLADAGGHRVVATVYVETEWDPRDPIGETRFIHGVAERYGAPNAVVAQAWLDAPDAAEVLAAQAAFERVRSVRHKPGGPARPEEVGQVRSLMSDEAWRRGYAELGRHGLHFDLQTPWWNLPEAEALARDFPETRLILNHAGLPSDRSEAGLAGWHAAMARFAELPNVAVKISGLGLAGQPWCVEDNAWIVRETVAMFGPQRAMFASNFPVDGLCGSFDTLYSGFKRIVADLPHADQELLFCGTARRIYRTQPTAFRLPQGTTDLRTPA from the coding sequence ATGTCTGAGCAACGGCTCTATGACGGCCCGATCATCGACGCCCACCACCATTTCTGGGACCCGCAACTGAACTTCCACCCCTGGTTGTCCGGCAGCGAGACCATCCCGTTTCGCTACGGGGACTACAGCGCCATCAAGCGCCGCTACTTCCCGGAGGACTATCTCGCCGACGCCGGCGGGCACCGGGTGGTCGCCACCGTCTACGTGGAAACCGAGTGGGACCCGCGCGACCCCATCGGCGAAACCCGCTTCATCCACGGTGTGGCCGAGCGCTACGGCGCGCCCAACGCCGTGGTGGCCCAGGCCTGGCTGGACGCTCCGGACGCCGCCGAGGTCCTTGCGGCCCAGGCTGCCTTCGAGCGGGTGCGCAGCGTGCGCCACAAGCCGGGTGGCCCTGCGCGGCCCGAGGAGGTCGGCCAGGTCCGCAGCCTGATGAGCGACGAGGCCTGGCGCCGGGGTTATGCCGAGCTGGGGCGACACGGCCTGCACTTCGACCTGCAGACGCCCTGGTGGAACCTGCCGGAGGCCGAGGCGCTAGCGCGCGATTTCCCGGAAACCCGGCTGATCCTCAATCACGCCGGCCTGCCGTCGGACCGCAGCGAGGCCGGGCTGGCCGGCTGGCACGCCGCCATGGCGCGCTTCGCCGAACTGCCCAACGTCGCGGTGAAGATCTCCGGCCTCGGCCTGGCCGGGCAGCCCTGGTGCGTCGAGGACAACGCCTGGATCGTCCGCGAGACCGTCGCCATGTTCGGGCCGCAGCGGGCGATGTTCGCCAGCAACTTCCCCGTCGATGGCCTGTGCGGCTCGTTCGACACCCTCTACAGCGGCTTCAAGCGCATCGTCGCCGACCTGCCACATGCCGACCAGGAACTGCTGTTCTGCGGCACCGCGCGGCGCATCTACCGTACCCAGCCCACGGCGTTCCGACTGCCGCAGGGCACCACCGACCTGAGGACACCCGCATGA